In Pyrus communis chromosome 1, drPyrComm1.1, whole genome shotgun sequence, the following are encoded in one genomic region:
- the LOC137739452 gene encoding uncharacterized protein — MAGGRGRRRPNSNDSSNLNWSSGRRRASPSSSSKSKFRGETAQRGKNPSSSNKSATKSVAKAASGSKSDSRRSNVTAIGYQYPSVEFQEGFYSELRNGGDAGKDMYESCPLVLADYKDTQILAHGDQTQPSSPNEVEFTYHYGSSFVLGESSHRGLGFSDELEETPSDVEDSSKQMEEPEDSCFNLQSSEKHMDANNGMDCEVGDDEMAEEMTTEMLSPKKNSGFLSVGGMRLYTQDISDEESEEDENGESLYEGSSGSSESGERLGSSESEDSEDLSDSDSDVDDEVADDYLVGIGGSYNILSSKFLVEQDLDEPDKNSSLRKGFDETLQKLGGIALQDASREYGRKKVQSQKKYNVTERHARSLAIDDLMLVKDTRNYSKKKPVAKFPQSWPAEAQRSKFSRHFPGTKKKHRKEMMAVKRKERMLRRGVDLEQINLKMEQIVLDGVDMFSFQPMHSRDCSQVQRLAAMYRLRSSCQGSGKKRFVTVMQTQHTGMPSASDRLRLEKLIGADMEDADFSVVEPGRDKNRPRNIGKGIDFRTPESKQSSQRKTPKTSAKHGSGNMDSYANTPVSFVSSGVMQSAAESLTVDSIEASKNKVAAESTEYRSFELHTKGFGSKMLAKMGYIEGGLGKDGQGMAAPIEVIQRPKSLGLGVEFSTPVEIPVGKTPPAKNIPVKRGSQAQSSQTQSERVGYFEKHTKGFGSKMMAKMGFVEGMGLGKDSQGIVNPLAAVRLPKSRGLGASG, encoded by the exons ATGGCTggaggcagaggaagaagaagacccaACAGCAACGACAGCAGCAACTTAAATTGGAGCAGCGGTAGGAGAAGAGCATCGCCATCgtcgtcgtcaaaatccaaatttCGAGGAG AAACCGCTCAGCGAG GGAAAAATCCGAGTTCGAGCAACAAATCTGCGACGAAATCTGTAGCAAAAGCAGCTTCTGGGTCGAAAAGTGATTCTCGGAGATCTAATGTTACTGCTATAGGGTACCAATACCCTTCTGTTGAATTTCAG GAGGGTTTCTATTCAGAATTACGCAATGGCGGTGATGCAGGCAAAGATATGTATGAGTCGTGCCCCTTGGTTTTAGCTGATTACAAGGATACCCAAATTTTAGCTCATGGGGACCAAACACAACCGTCAAGCCCCAATGAAGTGGAATTTACTTATCACTACGGTTCAAGTTTTGTGTTAGGTGAAAGCTCTCATAGAGGGCTAGGGTTCTCTGATGAACTTGAGGAAACCCCAAGTGATGTTGAAGATTCCTCAAAGCAAATGGAAGAGCCAGAAGATTCATGTTTTAACTTGCAATCTTCTGAGAAACATATGGATGCCAATAACGGGATGGATTGTGAAGTTGGCGATGATGAGATGGCTGAAGAGATGACAACAGAGATGTTGTCGCCCAAGAAGAACTCAGGCTTTTTGTCAGTTGGTGGCATGAGATTATACACCCAAGATATTTCTGATGAAGAAagtgaagaagatgaaaatggAGAGTCACTGTATGAAGGAAGCTCAGGCTCTTCTGAGTCTGGAGAACGACTTGGATCCTCTGAAAGTGAAGACTCTGAAGACTTGTCTGATAGTGATTCAGATGTAGATGACGAGGTTGCAGACGATTATTTAGTGGGAATTGGTGGTAGTTACAACATCTTAAGTTCCAAATTTTTGGTAGAACAGGATTTGGATGAGCCGGATAAGAATAGCTCTTTGAGGAAGGGTTTTGATGAGACTTTGCAGAAGTTGGGCGGAATTGCTCTTCAGGATGCATCTAGGGAGTATGGTAGGAAGAAGGTCCAGTCACAAAAGAAATACAATGTGACTGAAAGACATGCTCGGTCTTTGGCTATAGATGACCTAATGCTTGTAAAGGATACAAGAAATTATTCCAAAAAGAAACCTGTTGCCAAGTTTCCTCAGTCTTGGCCTGCAGAAGCTCAAAGGAGTAAATTCTCAAGACATTTTCCTG GGACAAAAAAGAAACATCGTAAAGAAATGATGGCTGTAAAGCGTAAGGAGAGAATGCTGCGCCGAGGCGTTGATCTTGAGCAAATAAATCTG AAAATGGAGCAAATTGTTTTGGATGGAGTAGATATGTTTTCTTTTCAGCCTATGCATTCCCGGGATTGTTCCCAG GTTCAGCGATTAGCCGCAATGTATCGCCTGAGGAGTTCCTGCCAAGGATCTGGCAAGAAGAG ATTTGTGACAGTGATGCAGACACAACACACTGGCATGCCATCTGCAAGTGATAGACTTCGTCTTGAAAAG CTGATTGGAGCTGACATGGAGGATGCTGATTTCTCTGTTGTTGAGCCTGGTAGAGACAAAAACAGGCCAAGGAACATTGGAAAAGGAATTGATTTTAGGACACCGGAATCTAAACAATCCAGCCAAAGAAAGACACCGAAGACCTCAGCCAAACATGGCAGTGGGAATATGGATTCATATGCTAATACACCAGTATCATTTGTGTCAAGTGGCGTAATGCAATCAGCGGCTGAGAGTTTAACTGTTGACTCAATAGAAGCAAGTAAAAACAAGGTTGCTGCTGAGTCAACTGAATATCGTTCCTTTGAGCTACACACTAAGGGTTTTGGATCAAAAATGCTGGCTAAAATGGGATACATCGAAGGTGGCTTAGGAAAAGATGGACAAGGTATGGCTGCACCCATCGAAGTGATCCAACGGCCTAAATCACTTGGCTTGGGTGTGGAATTCTCCACCCCCGTTGAGATCCCAGTCGGTAAAACACCCCCAGCAAAGAATATCCCGGTAAAAAGAGGATCTCAGGCTCAGAGTTCTCAAACTCAGAGTGAAAGAGTTGGATATTTCGAAAAGCATACCAAAGGATTTGGATCGAAGATGATGGCGAAAATGGGTTTTGTTGAAGGCATGGGGTTGGGGAAAGATTCACAAGGCATTGTCAACCCTCTGGCTGCAGTCAGGCTACCGAAGTCGAGGGGATTAGGTGCCTCAGGTtaa
- the LOC137739537 gene encoding uncharacterized protein translates to MAAAGAAADGLFRCVYEGCISGSDIGVERRPYHRNCGCALHNKSRNKQCTHGGPKSKKVSYPLRRAWSEGNLALVASAGSSVHSSPSSSPAQHNHAVGRAHHRRQSHQHLDTLCDEDEEDEEDEIVFFKV, encoded by the coding sequence ATGGCCGCTGCAGGAGCTGCCGCGGACGGGCTGTTCCGGTGCGTGTACGAGGGTTGCATATCGGGGTCGGATATCGGAGTGGAACGGCGCCCGTACCACCGCAACTGCGGGTGTGCCCTACACAACAAGTCACGTAACAAGCAATGCACCCACGGAGGGCCTAAGAGTAAGAAAGTGTCGTATCCGCTGAGGCGGGCTTGGAGCGAAGGGAACTTGGCTTTGGTGGCTTCCGCCGGTTCTTCCGTGCACTCCTCGCCGTCTTCCTCGCCGGCTCAGCACAACCACGCGGTCGGGAGGGCACATCATCGGCGGCAGTCGCATCAACATTTGGATACCTTGTGtgatgaggatgaggaggatgaggaggatgAGATTGTTTTCTTCAAGGTTTGA